The following proteins are co-located in the Phyllostomus discolor isolate MPI-MPIP mPhyDis1 chromosome 1, mPhyDis1.pri.v3, whole genome shotgun sequence genome:
- the ART3 gene encoding ecto-ADP-ribosyltransferase 3 isoform X3 produces MKTGHFEMVTMLLSAMILMDIFQVKANTLDMADNAFDDEYQKCSDRMEIKYIPQLLKEEKASHQLLEDVWENAKAKWEARKTQLFLPMSFKDNHGIALMAYINEAQEQTPFYQLFNEAVKVAGQSRKDYIYSFQFKALHFYLTKALQLLRRPCEDSYKNVVYSTSQAPSFTGGGLNQARFGHFTLAYSAKPQAADDQHILLTIRSCFGVAIEKFFDKESTSERIVLIPLNEVFHVSQDGAGNNLILLSTNKTCSHHECAFLGGLKTANCVENMDYFQPIHVSSPGDKNQKLEDPGVKSQESPVLPGMKSHEPIQIPGMKIPEPFPLPEYKSQEDINSLTPAPAPAAVPVPSPKTHPSASSGKMLLPLFETFVMLISASTINLFVAL; encoded by the exons atgaagacaggacATTTTGAAATGGTCACCATGCTGCTGTCAGCTATGATTTTAATGGATATTTTCCAG GTGAAGGCTAATACATTAGACATGGCAGATAATGCATTTGATGACGAATACCAGAAATGTTCTGATAGGATGGAAATCAAGTATATTCCGCAACTGCTCAAGGAAGAGAAAGCAAGCCATCAGCTTTTGGAAGATGTGTGGGAAAATGCGAAAGCCAAATGGGAAGCTCGGAAGACTCAGCTGTTTCTCCCCATGAGTTTTAAGGATAATCATGGAATAGCCTTGATGGCATATATTAATGAAGCTCAAGAGCAAACTCCCTTTTACCAACTGTTCAACGAAGCTGTGAAGGTGGCCGGCCAGTCTCGAAAAGATTACATCTACAGCTTCCAGTTCAAAGCTTTGCATTTTTACCTGACGAAAGCCCTGCAGTTGCTGAGAAGACCTTGTGAGGACAGCTACAAGAATGTGGTGTACAGCACGAGCCAGGCCCCTTCGTTTACCGGTGGAGGGCTAAACCAAGCCAGGTTTGGCCACTTCACCTTGGCATATTCAGCCAAACCTCAGGCTGCAGATGACCAGCACATTCTGCTAACCATTCGCTCCTGCTTTGGAGTTGCCATTGAAAAATTTTTTGATAAAGAAAGTACAAGTGAAAGAATTGTTTTAATACCCCTGAATGAGGTTTTTCATGTGTCACAGGATGGGGCTGGCAACAACCTTATCCTTCTCAGCACAAACAAGACCTGCAGCCACCATGAGTGTGCGTTTCTCGGAG GACTAAAAACTGCAAACTGTGTTGAGAACATGG aCTATTTCCAACCCATCCATGTCTCCAGCCCTG GTGATAAAAACCAGAAGCTTGAAGACCCTG GAGTGAAAAGCCAGGAGTCCCCAGTCTTACCTG GTATGAAGAGCCATGAGCCCATCCAAATACCTG GAATGAAAATTCCAGAACCTTTCCCATTACCTG AATATAAAAGTCAAGAAGATATCAACAGTCTGA ctccagctccagctccggCTGCAGTTCCAGTTCCTAGTCCCAAAACTCATCCCTCTGCATCCTCTGGCAAAATGCTCCTTCCACTGTTTGAGACATTCGTTATGTTAATCAGTGCTTCTACTATAAATCTCTTCGTTGCTCTGTAG
- the ART3 gene encoding ecto-ADP-ribosyltransferase 3 isoform X6, whose amino-acid sequence MKTGHFEMVTMLLSAMILMDIFQVKANTLDMADNAFDDEYQKCSDRMEIKYIPQLLKEEKASHQLLEDVWENAKAKWEARKTQLFLPMSFKDNHGIALMAYINEAQEQTPFYQLFNEAVKVAGQSRKDYIYSFQFKALHFYLTKALQLLRRPCEDSYKNVVYSTSQAPSFTGGGLNQARFGHFTLAYSAKPQAADDQHILLTIRSCFGVAIEKFFDKESTSERIVLIPLNEVFHVSQDGAGNNLILLSTNKTCSHHECAFLGGLKTANCVENMDYFQPIHVSSPGDKNQKLEDPGVKSQESPVLPGMKSHEPIQIPEYKSQEDINSLTPAPAPAPAAVPVPSPKTHPSASSGKMLLPLFETFVMLISASTINLFVAL is encoded by the exons atgaagacaggacATTTTGAAATGGTCACCATGCTGCTGTCAGCTATGATTTTAATGGATATTTTCCAG GTGAAGGCTAATACATTAGACATGGCAGATAATGCATTTGATGACGAATACCAGAAATGTTCTGATAGGATGGAAATCAAGTATATTCCGCAACTGCTCAAGGAAGAGAAAGCAAGCCATCAGCTTTTGGAAGATGTGTGGGAAAATGCGAAAGCCAAATGGGAAGCTCGGAAGACTCAGCTGTTTCTCCCCATGAGTTTTAAGGATAATCATGGAATAGCCTTGATGGCATATATTAATGAAGCTCAAGAGCAAACTCCCTTTTACCAACTGTTCAACGAAGCTGTGAAGGTGGCCGGCCAGTCTCGAAAAGATTACATCTACAGCTTCCAGTTCAAAGCTTTGCATTTTTACCTGACGAAAGCCCTGCAGTTGCTGAGAAGACCTTGTGAGGACAGCTACAAGAATGTGGTGTACAGCACGAGCCAGGCCCCTTCGTTTACCGGTGGAGGGCTAAACCAAGCCAGGTTTGGCCACTTCACCTTGGCATATTCAGCCAAACCTCAGGCTGCAGATGACCAGCACATTCTGCTAACCATTCGCTCCTGCTTTGGAGTTGCCATTGAAAAATTTTTTGATAAAGAAAGTACAAGTGAAAGAATTGTTTTAATACCCCTGAATGAGGTTTTTCATGTGTCACAGGATGGGGCTGGCAACAACCTTATCCTTCTCAGCACAAACAAGACCTGCAGCCACCATGAGTGTGCGTTTCTCGGAG GACTAAAAACTGCAAACTGTGTTGAGAACATGG aCTATTTCCAACCCATCCATGTCTCCAGCCCTG GTGATAAAAACCAGAAGCTTGAAGACCCTG GAGTGAAAAGCCAGGAGTCCCCAGTCTTACCTG GTATGAAGAGCCATGAGCCCATCCAAATACCTG AATATAAAAGTCAAGAAGATATCAACAGTCTGA ctccagctccagctccagctccggCTGCAGTTCCAGTTCCTAGTCCCAAAACTCATCCCTCTGCATCCTCTGGCAAAATGCTCCTTCCACTGTTTGAGACATTCGTTATGTTAATCAGTGCTTCTACTATAAATCTCTTCGTTGCTCTGTAG
- the ART3 gene encoding ecto-ADP-ribosyltransferase 3 isoform X1, whose amino-acid sequence MKTGHFEMVTMLLSAMILMDIFQVKANTLDMADNAFDDEYQKCSDRMEIKYIPQLLKEEKASHQLLEDVWENAKAKWEARKTQLFLPMSFKDNHGIALMAYINEAQEQTPFYQLFNEAVKVAGQSRKDYIYSFQFKALHFYLTKALQLLRRPCEDSYKNVVYSTSQAPSFTGGGLNQARFGHFTLAYSAKPQAADDQHILLTIRSCFGVAIEKFFDKESTSERIVLIPLNEVFHVSQDGAGNNLILLSTNKTCSHHECAFLGGLKTANCVENMDYFQPIHVSSPGDKNQKLEDPGVKSQESPVLPGMKSHEPIQIPGMKIPEPFPLPEYKSQEDINSLTPAPAPAPAPAAVPVPSPKTHPSASSGKMLLPLFETFVMLISASTINLFVAL is encoded by the exons atgaagacaggacATTTTGAAATGGTCACCATGCTGCTGTCAGCTATGATTTTAATGGATATTTTCCAG GTGAAGGCTAATACATTAGACATGGCAGATAATGCATTTGATGACGAATACCAGAAATGTTCTGATAGGATGGAAATCAAGTATATTCCGCAACTGCTCAAGGAAGAGAAAGCAAGCCATCAGCTTTTGGAAGATGTGTGGGAAAATGCGAAAGCCAAATGGGAAGCTCGGAAGACTCAGCTGTTTCTCCCCATGAGTTTTAAGGATAATCATGGAATAGCCTTGATGGCATATATTAATGAAGCTCAAGAGCAAACTCCCTTTTACCAACTGTTCAACGAAGCTGTGAAGGTGGCCGGCCAGTCTCGAAAAGATTACATCTACAGCTTCCAGTTCAAAGCTTTGCATTTTTACCTGACGAAAGCCCTGCAGTTGCTGAGAAGACCTTGTGAGGACAGCTACAAGAATGTGGTGTACAGCACGAGCCAGGCCCCTTCGTTTACCGGTGGAGGGCTAAACCAAGCCAGGTTTGGCCACTTCACCTTGGCATATTCAGCCAAACCTCAGGCTGCAGATGACCAGCACATTCTGCTAACCATTCGCTCCTGCTTTGGAGTTGCCATTGAAAAATTTTTTGATAAAGAAAGTACAAGTGAAAGAATTGTTTTAATACCCCTGAATGAGGTTTTTCATGTGTCACAGGATGGGGCTGGCAACAACCTTATCCTTCTCAGCACAAACAAGACCTGCAGCCACCATGAGTGTGCGTTTCTCGGAG GACTAAAAACTGCAAACTGTGTTGAGAACATGG aCTATTTCCAACCCATCCATGTCTCCAGCCCTG GTGATAAAAACCAGAAGCTTGAAGACCCTG GAGTGAAAAGCCAGGAGTCCCCAGTCTTACCTG GTATGAAGAGCCATGAGCCCATCCAAATACCTG GAATGAAAATTCCAGAACCTTTCCCATTACCTG AATATAAAAGTCAAGAAGATATCAACAGTCTGA ctccagctccagctccagctccagctccggCTGCAGTTCCAGTTCCTAGTCCCAAAACTCATCCCTCTGCATCCTCTGGCAAAATGCTCCTTCCACTGTTTGAGACATTCGTTATGTTAATCAGTGCTTCTACTATAAATCTCTTCGTTGCTCTGTAG
- the ART3 gene encoding ecto-ADP-ribosyltransferase 3 isoform X12, translating into MKTGHFEMVTMLLSAMILMDIFQVKANTLDMADNAFDDEYQKCSDRMEIKYIPQLLKEEKASHQLLEDVWENAKAKWEARKTQLFLPMSFKDNHGIALMAYINEAQEQTPFYQLFNEAVKVAGQSRKDYIYSFQFKALHFYLTKALQLLRRPCEDSYKNVVYSTSQAPSFTGGGLNQARFGHFTLAYSAKPQAADDQHILLTIRSCFGVAIEKFFDKESTSERIVLIPLNEVFHVSQDGAGNNLILLSTNKTCSHHECAFLGGLKTANCVENMDYFQPIHVSSPGDKNQKLEDPGVKSQESPVLPGMKSHEPIQIPAPAPAAVPVPSPKTHPSASSGKMLLPLFETFVMLISASTINLFVAL; encoded by the exons atgaagacaggacATTTTGAAATGGTCACCATGCTGCTGTCAGCTATGATTTTAATGGATATTTTCCAG GTGAAGGCTAATACATTAGACATGGCAGATAATGCATTTGATGACGAATACCAGAAATGTTCTGATAGGATGGAAATCAAGTATATTCCGCAACTGCTCAAGGAAGAGAAAGCAAGCCATCAGCTTTTGGAAGATGTGTGGGAAAATGCGAAAGCCAAATGGGAAGCTCGGAAGACTCAGCTGTTTCTCCCCATGAGTTTTAAGGATAATCATGGAATAGCCTTGATGGCATATATTAATGAAGCTCAAGAGCAAACTCCCTTTTACCAACTGTTCAACGAAGCTGTGAAGGTGGCCGGCCAGTCTCGAAAAGATTACATCTACAGCTTCCAGTTCAAAGCTTTGCATTTTTACCTGACGAAAGCCCTGCAGTTGCTGAGAAGACCTTGTGAGGACAGCTACAAGAATGTGGTGTACAGCACGAGCCAGGCCCCTTCGTTTACCGGTGGAGGGCTAAACCAAGCCAGGTTTGGCCACTTCACCTTGGCATATTCAGCCAAACCTCAGGCTGCAGATGACCAGCACATTCTGCTAACCATTCGCTCCTGCTTTGGAGTTGCCATTGAAAAATTTTTTGATAAAGAAAGTACAAGTGAAAGAATTGTTTTAATACCCCTGAATGAGGTTTTTCATGTGTCACAGGATGGGGCTGGCAACAACCTTATCCTTCTCAGCACAAACAAGACCTGCAGCCACCATGAGTGTGCGTTTCTCGGAG GACTAAAAACTGCAAACTGTGTTGAGAACATGG aCTATTTCCAACCCATCCATGTCTCCAGCCCTG GTGATAAAAACCAGAAGCTTGAAGACCCTG GAGTGAAAAGCCAGGAGTCCCCAGTCTTACCTG GTATGAAGAGCCATGAGCCCATCCAAATACCTG ctccagctccggCTGCAGTTCCAGTTCCTAGTCCCAAAACTCATCCCTCTGCATCCTCTGGCAAAATGCTCCTTCCACTGTTTGAGACATTCGTTATGTTAATCAGTGCTTCTACTATAAATCTCTTCGTTGCTCTGTAG
- the ART3 gene encoding ecto-ADP-ribosyltransferase 3 isoform X10: MKTGHFEMVTMLLSAMILMDIFQVKANTLDMADNAFDDEYQKCSDRMEIKYIPQLLKEEKASHQLLEDVWENAKAKWEARKTQLFLPMSFKDNHGIALMAYINEAQEQTPFYQLFNEAVKVAGQSRKDYIYSFQFKALHFYLTKALQLLRRPCEDSYKNVVYSTSQAPSFTGGGLNQARFGHFTLAYSAKPQAADDQHILLTIRSCFGVAIEKFFDKESTSERIVLIPLNEVFHVSQDGAGNNLILLSTNKTCSHHECAFLGGLKTANCVENMDYFQPIHVSSPGDKNQKLEDPGVKSQESPVLPGMKSHEPIQIPAPAPAPAPAAVPVPSPKTHPSASSGKMLLPLFETFVMLISASTINLFVAL; encoded by the exons atgaagacaggacATTTTGAAATGGTCACCATGCTGCTGTCAGCTATGATTTTAATGGATATTTTCCAG GTGAAGGCTAATACATTAGACATGGCAGATAATGCATTTGATGACGAATACCAGAAATGTTCTGATAGGATGGAAATCAAGTATATTCCGCAACTGCTCAAGGAAGAGAAAGCAAGCCATCAGCTTTTGGAAGATGTGTGGGAAAATGCGAAAGCCAAATGGGAAGCTCGGAAGACTCAGCTGTTTCTCCCCATGAGTTTTAAGGATAATCATGGAATAGCCTTGATGGCATATATTAATGAAGCTCAAGAGCAAACTCCCTTTTACCAACTGTTCAACGAAGCTGTGAAGGTGGCCGGCCAGTCTCGAAAAGATTACATCTACAGCTTCCAGTTCAAAGCTTTGCATTTTTACCTGACGAAAGCCCTGCAGTTGCTGAGAAGACCTTGTGAGGACAGCTACAAGAATGTGGTGTACAGCACGAGCCAGGCCCCTTCGTTTACCGGTGGAGGGCTAAACCAAGCCAGGTTTGGCCACTTCACCTTGGCATATTCAGCCAAACCTCAGGCTGCAGATGACCAGCACATTCTGCTAACCATTCGCTCCTGCTTTGGAGTTGCCATTGAAAAATTTTTTGATAAAGAAAGTACAAGTGAAAGAATTGTTTTAATACCCCTGAATGAGGTTTTTCATGTGTCACAGGATGGGGCTGGCAACAACCTTATCCTTCTCAGCACAAACAAGACCTGCAGCCACCATGAGTGTGCGTTTCTCGGAG GACTAAAAACTGCAAACTGTGTTGAGAACATGG aCTATTTCCAACCCATCCATGTCTCCAGCCCTG GTGATAAAAACCAGAAGCTTGAAGACCCTG GAGTGAAAAGCCAGGAGTCCCCAGTCTTACCTG GTATGAAGAGCCATGAGCCCATCCAAATACCTG ctccagctccagctccagctccggCTGCAGTTCCAGTTCCTAGTCCCAAAACTCATCCCTCTGCATCCTCTGGCAAAATGCTCCTTCCACTGTTTGAGACATTCGTTATGTTAATCAGTGCTTCTACTATAAATCTCTTCGTTGCTCTGTAG
- the ART3 gene encoding ecto-ADP-ribosyltransferase 3 isoform X7, translating into MKTGHFEMVTMLLSAMILMDIFQVKANTLDMADNAFDDEYQKCSDRMEIKYIPQLLKEEKASHQLLEDVWENAKAKWEARKTQLFLPMSFKDNHGIALMAYINEAQEQTPFYQLFNEAVKVAGQSRKDYIYSFQFKALHFYLTKALQLLRRPCEDSYKNVVYSTSQAPSFTGGGLNQARFGHFTLAYSAKPQAADDQHILLTIRSCFGVAIEKFFDKESTSERIVLIPLNEVFHVSQDGAGNNLILLSTNKTCSHHECAFLGGLKTANCVENMDYFQPIHVSSPGDKNQKLEDPGVKSQESPVLPGMKSHEPIQIPEYKSQEDINSLTPAPAPAAVPVPSPKTHPSASSGKMLLPLFETFVMLISASTINLFVAL; encoded by the exons atgaagacaggacATTTTGAAATGGTCACCATGCTGCTGTCAGCTATGATTTTAATGGATATTTTCCAG GTGAAGGCTAATACATTAGACATGGCAGATAATGCATTTGATGACGAATACCAGAAATGTTCTGATAGGATGGAAATCAAGTATATTCCGCAACTGCTCAAGGAAGAGAAAGCAAGCCATCAGCTTTTGGAAGATGTGTGGGAAAATGCGAAAGCCAAATGGGAAGCTCGGAAGACTCAGCTGTTTCTCCCCATGAGTTTTAAGGATAATCATGGAATAGCCTTGATGGCATATATTAATGAAGCTCAAGAGCAAACTCCCTTTTACCAACTGTTCAACGAAGCTGTGAAGGTGGCCGGCCAGTCTCGAAAAGATTACATCTACAGCTTCCAGTTCAAAGCTTTGCATTTTTACCTGACGAAAGCCCTGCAGTTGCTGAGAAGACCTTGTGAGGACAGCTACAAGAATGTGGTGTACAGCACGAGCCAGGCCCCTTCGTTTACCGGTGGAGGGCTAAACCAAGCCAGGTTTGGCCACTTCACCTTGGCATATTCAGCCAAACCTCAGGCTGCAGATGACCAGCACATTCTGCTAACCATTCGCTCCTGCTTTGGAGTTGCCATTGAAAAATTTTTTGATAAAGAAAGTACAAGTGAAAGAATTGTTTTAATACCCCTGAATGAGGTTTTTCATGTGTCACAGGATGGGGCTGGCAACAACCTTATCCTTCTCAGCACAAACAAGACCTGCAGCCACCATGAGTGTGCGTTTCTCGGAG GACTAAAAACTGCAAACTGTGTTGAGAACATGG aCTATTTCCAACCCATCCATGTCTCCAGCCCTG GTGATAAAAACCAGAAGCTTGAAGACCCTG GAGTGAAAAGCCAGGAGTCCCCAGTCTTACCTG GTATGAAGAGCCATGAGCCCATCCAAATACCTG AATATAAAAGTCAAGAAGATATCAACAGTCTGA ctccagctccagctccggCTGCAGTTCCAGTTCCTAGTCCCAAAACTCATCCCTCTGCATCCTCTGGCAAAATGCTCCTTCCACTGTTTGAGACATTCGTTATGTTAATCAGTGCTTCTACTATAAATCTCTTCGTTGCTCTGTAG
- the ART3 gene encoding ecto-ADP-ribosyltransferase 3 isoform X8: MKTGHFEMVTMLLSAMILMDIFQVKANTLDMADNAFDDEYQKCSDRMEIKYIPQLLKEEKASHQLLEDVWENAKAKWEARKTQLFLPMSFKDNHGIALMAYINEAQEQTPFYQLFNEAVKVAGQSRKDYIYSFQFKALHFYLTKALQLLRRPCEDSYKNVVYSTSQAPSFTGGGLNQARFGHFTLAYSAKPQAADDQHILLTIRSCFGVAIEKFFDKESTSERIVLIPLNEVFHVSQDGAGNNLILLSTNKTCSHHECAFLGGLKTANCVENMDYFQPIHVSSPGDKNQKLEDPGVKSQESPVLPGMKSHEPIQIPEYKSQEDINSLTPAPAAVPVPSPKTHPSASSGKMLLPLFETFVMLISASTINLFVAL, from the exons atgaagacaggacATTTTGAAATGGTCACCATGCTGCTGTCAGCTATGATTTTAATGGATATTTTCCAG GTGAAGGCTAATACATTAGACATGGCAGATAATGCATTTGATGACGAATACCAGAAATGTTCTGATAGGATGGAAATCAAGTATATTCCGCAACTGCTCAAGGAAGAGAAAGCAAGCCATCAGCTTTTGGAAGATGTGTGGGAAAATGCGAAAGCCAAATGGGAAGCTCGGAAGACTCAGCTGTTTCTCCCCATGAGTTTTAAGGATAATCATGGAATAGCCTTGATGGCATATATTAATGAAGCTCAAGAGCAAACTCCCTTTTACCAACTGTTCAACGAAGCTGTGAAGGTGGCCGGCCAGTCTCGAAAAGATTACATCTACAGCTTCCAGTTCAAAGCTTTGCATTTTTACCTGACGAAAGCCCTGCAGTTGCTGAGAAGACCTTGTGAGGACAGCTACAAGAATGTGGTGTACAGCACGAGCCAGGCCCCTTCGTTTACCGGTGGAGGGCTAAACCAAGCCAGGTTTGGCCACTTCACCTTGGCATATTCAGCCAAACCTCAGGCTGCAGATGACCAGCACATTCTGCTAACCATTCGCTCCTGCTTTGGAGTTGCCATTGAAAAATTTTTTGATAAAGAAAGTACAAGTGAAAGAATTGTTTTAATACCCCTGAATGAGGTTTTTCATGTGTCACAGGATGGGGCTGGCAACAACCTTATCCTTCTCAGCACAAACAAGACCTGCAGCCACCATGAGTGTGCGTTTCTCGGAG GACTAAAAACTGCAAACTGTGTTGAGAACATGG aCTATTTCCAACCCATCCATGTCTCCAGCCCTG GTGATAAAAACCAGAAGCTTGAAGACCCTG GAGTGAAAAGCCAGGAGTCCCCAGTCTTACCTG GTATGAAGAGCCATGAGCCCATCCAAATACCTG AATATAAAAGTCAAGAAGATATCAACAGTCTGA ctccagctccggCTGCAGTTCCAGTTCCTAGTCCCAAAACTCATCCCTCTGCATCCTCTGGCAAAATGCTCCTTCCACTGTTTGAGACATTCGTTATGTTAATCAGTGCTTCTACTATAAATCTCTTCGTTGCTCTGTAG
- the ART3 gene encoding ecto-ADP-ribosyltransferase 3 isoform X11, with translation MKTGHFEMVTMLLSAMILMDIFQVKANTLDMADNAFDDEYQKCSDRMEIKYIPQLLKEEKASHQLLEDVWENAKAKWEARKTQLFLPMSFKDNHGIALMAYINEAQEQTPFYQLFNEAVKVAGQSRKDYIYSFQFKALHFYLTKALQLLRRPCEDSYKNVVYSTSQAPSFTGGGLNQARFGHFTLAYSAKPQAADDQHILLTIRSCFGVAIEKFFDKESTSERIVLIPLNEVFHVSQDGAGNNLILLSTNKTCSHHECAFLGGLKTANCVENMDYFQPIHVSSPGDKNQKLEDPGVKSQESPVLPGMKSHEPIQIPAPAPAPAAVPVPSPKTHPSASSGKMLLPLFETFVMLISASTINLFVAL, from the exons atgaagacaggacATTTTGAAATGGTCACCATGCTGCTGTCAGCTATGATTTTAATGGATATTTTCCAG GTGAAGGCTAATACATTAGACATGGCAGATAATGCATTTGATGACGAATACCAGAAATGTTCTGATAGGATGGAAATCAAGTATATTCCGCAACTGCTCAAGGAAGAGAAAGCAAGCCATCAGCTTTTGGAAGATGTGTGGGAAAATGCGAAAGCCAAATGGGAAGCTCGGAAGACTCAGCTGTTTCTCCCCATGAGTTTTAAGGATAATCATGGAATAGCCTTGATGGCATATATTAATGAAGCTCAAGAGCAAACTCCCTTTTACCAACTGTTCAACGAAGCTGTGAAGGTGGCCGGCCAGTCTCGAAAAGATTACATCTACAGCTTCCAGTTCAAAGCTTTGCATTTTTACCTGACGAAAGCCCTGCAGTTGCTGAGAAGACCTTGTGAGGACAGCTACAAGAATGTGGTGTACAGCACGAGCCAGGCCCCTTCGTTTACCGGTGGAGGGCTAAACCAAGCCAGGTTTGGCCACTTCACCTTGGCATATTCAGCCAAACCTCAGGCTGCAGATGACCAGCACATTCTGCTAACCATTCGCTCCTGCTTTGGAGTTGCCATTGAAAAATTTTTTGATAAAGAAAGTACAAGTGAAAGAATTGTTTTAATACCCCTGAATGAGGTTTTTCATGTGTCACAGGATGGGGCTGGCAACAACCTTATCCTTCTCAGCACAAACAAGACCTGCAGCCACCATGAGTGTGCGTTTCTCGGAG GACTAAAAACTGCAAACTGTGTTGAGAACATGG aCTATTTCCAACCCATCCATGTCTCCAGCCCTG GTGATAAAAACCAGAAGCTTGAAGACCCTG GAGTGAAAAGCCAGGAGTCCCCAGTCTTACCTG GTATGAAGAGCCATGAGCCCATCCAAATACCTG ctccagctccagctccggCTGCAGTTCCAGTTCCTAGTCCCAAAACTCATCCCTCTGCATCCTCTGGCAAAATGCTCCTTCCACTGTTTGAGACATTCGTTATGTTAATCAGTGCTTCTACTATAAATCTCTTCGTTGCTCTGTAG
- the ART3 gene encoding ecto-ADP-ribosyltransferase 3 isoform X4: MKTGHFEMVTMLLSAMILMDIFQVKANTLDMADNAFDDEYQKCSDRMEIKYIPQLLKEEKASHQLLEDVWENAKAKWEARKTQLFLPMSFKDNHGIALMAYINEAQEQTPFYQLFNEAVKVAGQSRKDYIYSFQFKALHFYLTKALQLLRRPCEDSYKNVVYSTSQAPSFTGGGLNQARFGHFTLAYSAKPQAADDQHILLTIRSCFGVAIEKFFDKESTSERIVLIPLNEVFHVSQDGAGNNLILLSTNKTCSHHECAFLGGLKTANCVENMDYFQPIHVSSPGDKNQKLEDPGVKSQESPVLPGMKSHEPIQIPGMKIPEPFPLPEYKSQEDINSLTPAPAAVPVPSPKTHPSASSGKMLLPLFETFVMLISASTINLFVAL, translated from the exons atgaagacaggacATTTTGAAATGGTCACCATGCTGCTGTCAGCTATGATTTTAATGGATATTTTCCAG GTGAAGGCTAATACATTAGACATGGCAGATAATGCATTTGATGACGAATACCAGAAATGTTCTGATAGGATGGAAATCAAGTATATTCCGCAACTGCTCAAGGAAGAGAAAGCAAGCCATCAGCTTTTGGAAGATGTGTGGGAAAATGCGAAAGCCAAATGGGAAGCTCGGAAGACTCAGCTGTTTCTCCCCATGAGTTTTAAGGATAATCATGGAATAGCCTTGATGGCATATATTAATGAAGCTCAAGAGCAAACTCCCTTTTACCAACTGTTCAACGAAGCTGTGAAGGTGGCCGGCCAGTCTCGAAAAGATTACATCTACAGCTTCCAGTTCAAAGCTTTGCATTTTTACCTGACGAAAGCCCTGCAGTTGCTGAGAAGACCTTGTGAGGACAGCTACAAGAATGTGGTGTACAGCACGAGCCAGGCCCCTTCGTTTACCGGTGGAGGGCTAAACCAAGCCAGGTTTGGCCACTTCACCTTGGCATATTCAGCCAAACCTCAGGCTGCAGATGACCAGCACATTCTGCTAACCATTCGCTCCTGCTTTGGAGTTGCCATTGAAAAATTTTTTGATAAAGAAAGTACAAGTGAAAGAATTGTTTTAATACCCCTGAATGAGGTTTTTCATGTGTCACAGGATGGGGCTGGCAACAACCTTATCCTTCTCAGCACAAACAAGACCTGCAGCCACCATGAGTGTGCGTTTCTCGGAG GACTAAAAACTGCAAACTGTGTTGAGAACATGG aCTATTTCCAACCCATCCATGTCTCCAGCCCTG GTGATAAAAACCAGAAGCTTGAAGACCCTG GAGTGAAAAGCCAGGAGTCCCCAGTCTTACCTG GTATGAAGAGCCATGAGCCCATCCAAATACCTG GAATGAAAATTCCAGAACCTTTCCCATTACCTG AATATAAAAGTCAAGAAGATATCAACAGTCTGA ctccagctccggCTGCAGTTCCAGTTCCTAGTCCCAAAACTCATCCCTCTGCATCCTCTGGCAAAATGCTCCTTCCACTGTTTGAGACATTCGTTATGTTAATCAGTGCTTCTACTATAAATCTCTTCGTTGCTCTGTAG